caatatcaaaatatattattactcgacatattctcctcttaattggatacatttatcaCAGAGAACCTGCAAAGTCTCTAGaccattcaaaaaaatgtttcttcttgctctgcaaaccagacctccacagcttttattacctccttgttggaaaaaaatttacgaccttttaaactttttgtcaGTTGAGAAAAAAGacgatagtcggacggagccaaatctagtgaataaggggggtgttctagtaattcaaaccgtaaatgacgaattttttatatggcaacatgagatttgtatgcagggcgttgtcctacaaaaacaaatcacctttggatagctttccgcgtctttcctctttaatttttcccgtagactggtcagtaatgtcgaatagtaatctccagttattgttctatccaataaactgaagcaagaacttttccagcagatttttggacacgaaacttcttaggtcttggagaaccagagtgttgccattccatatattgttgctttgtttctggatcgtagaaatgtacccaaatctcatccatagtaacaattcggtttaagaagtctacatctttttcaaatcgagcacagatggaacgcgatgcttctacccttgcacgcttttggtcaacatttggggatccattttgcagcagtgaactatatgatgaacgcgttcgtatgaatttattcagtgcttcagatatccgttttagtccaattcAACGGTCAGAttaaatcatgtcatgaacttgCATTAGTAAACTTTCCAGACAAGAATAGAACAATGATGTTTTTTTCAGTCAGAAAAGCAGTTATACTTTTTGTTTCGTGGCACAATTTCGAATCTTACATGAAGATGTATTTTATATCAACAGATAACCACACTTCGAGTTGTGGCAGTAATCGCGTTTCGAGTAATCGTTTTTACTTATCCTACGTCATAGTTGCATTTATCTGAGATGACAGTCTAAATACACCATTACACTAACCGGATGCTTAACTCTCTCTACAAAGCAGTCTGCATGGAACTGTTTACCCGGTTACCTATAAATGATTATAGCAATAGCGATCTGTGCAATTTTTTAACAGTTGTACTGCTTATTTATTACGCAATTGTTGAATTAGGAAGAAGTCAAAATATTAGCCAAAACAAGCCTCACAAttcttcttaaaatattttataaactttgaacggtaaatttaaaaaaaaatgtttaacaaaaaaatgaaagttacAACGTTTGCCTAGACTTCTATTTGCCATCACTCGACCATcatgtttcaaaattaaaaaagataacCTCAATTGAGGTCGATACGAAAAGAGTGCAAATCAAGTTATCCGTCTATAACCACTTCACATTGTTGTTGATGAGATTTTAGCCCTTTGTTGTCCAAATCATTCTTGGTGCCTTACTTGAATACATCTCATACCCTAGTTCATTCTACTAGTAATTTTTGGGAACATGAACAATTGTGAATTTCTATTAGGTAACATTTAAAACCATTGAACACGAAAGAATTCTGTATACTTGTATCGAAATTGTCAGATTAGCGCAGTACTCACCATAAAAATTGAATGAGATGAAATAGGAATGCTAAACTGACACCTCTTGAATTCATATCTTGCATTAAGAACTTcatatgttgaatatttttaaattgaaaaaaaatttagtggATATCCGAGTTTCTATGTCACTGCGTATATTTTCACATCTAAATTGTAATTTAGAACCtatacattaaaatttatataaaaactatgaatattaaaatataaatcctACTTAGACAAGAAGTAAAATTCTTGAAATCAAACAATTATATGGAATTTATGCGAAAATGTTAAGCACCATCTTTACTAAACAGGAAACATCAACAAAGTTTAAAACATTGACGAGCAAAATGCCACGtgtaatataatgaaaaattatcaacccacgtcaaataaaattgatcgtatttgattttagaaaacacaaactattgttaacaaatattttctattttaatattaaaatattataatagacAATATGCGTTATTGCTTAATGGACAATATCGATTGGTTCATAAacatttatcaattattataatgatcGAAATAAATACAAGAATGATTTTGGTAGTAGGTAgctctattatttttaatgatttatttgtttttaaacaagACACAAAATTGAATTAGCATCATTAACtcaaaagaaataacaatatatAACATGtcataacaataataaaattgtaaaagaaTAATCTTGATAGATAATTTTTAAGGATGTACGTAGGCggtgaaagaaaaatgaatttttagttAGCTTCCGCCATGTTTCTGAGgttatttgacaaaatttttgttaaggTACGTGGTTAATCAAACAAATCACTCGTAATAAAAAGCTTTATTGCATGTTAAtaagaacaatgaaaaaaacatcttacatagaACTGGGACCTGTCAAGGCACACAACATACAAGAGATCATGCGCTCTCCGCACAATGATACACATGCGCACAAATATAAATGTAGTAGCCTCCACATGCCTCCTTACATTTATAATGTACTCACATTCATCTTAGATTCAATAGTCCtcgaaatttttcgaatttttctcgGCACAGTGCCTTCGTGAAAATATCAGCagtattttcatcaatatcaactttgataatattgatcattcctttttttaaacattcataaACATAATGATAATGGGCCTCTCTACGTTTTAAATTCTTCGTAAAATTACCATTTCTTACAATATCTGTTTCTGTCTTCACTTATCTATACTTGTTGCTGGTCGACGTAATGCGCTTTTTCCATGCGCCGACTGCCGAAGTTGTTATGCGCTCTACTGTAGCTTCGTCTTCCGGCACCTCGCCGGCCACGCGGCGTTCGCTATGCTTCGCTTAACAAATCCGCTCCTGTCGACTTTTATTTACAGTAAATGGATACGATTTTCCTTCGGGATTTAcgtcctttttatttttgaactcGCTCATTTGAATTTTACTTTTAACGTAATCGGCTGTTTGATGTTCTTTTAACGTGTCATGTAGATCACTGTTATAATTACGAAGAAACCACTGGAATATGCGGTTGTGAAGTGGTACAAGCTTTGTATtgttttcatatgttttttttggtGGTGAAGTAATGTGGACCATGAAAGATTTAGGCCATAAccatgaaaaaattgataccCATGAAAAAACGAAGCAACACAGTATTCTAACACACAAACACTGCTTGTAGATAAACAATTACAGCTCAAAATGAGAAAATTGGTCATatggatatttttaaattaattaacatGACGATCTAAGGACCCGATGAACAAAGCGATTTTTCAACGACTAGATTGCAGATCCCAAGTAATATTGCTTCGAGGTACTTTGGATGAAATTCGCAGAGAGACGCTGTGCTGTTTCTATGTCTTTCTCACAGAATTTGCAGTTGTCGTCCTTTGCCACACCTATTGTCTTAAGATGATATTAGACGAAGCCCAGTTTCTCAGATATGGTTATGAATCTATTTGATTGTCATAGACCTGGATTGTTTCTCTAGTAAGACTCTATCATATTGTTTAGGTCTAAACTATATAAACGGTATAAATAACACGAATAAATCTTTTTAACAGACCAATATTCATGCAATAGTGAATGTATGTTAGTGGAACAAACGCCCAATAATGTCAATTTTATGTATGCcacacgtcgaaagtcataaaaaattttcgcaattcaatttcattttttgaacaagATGAATTTTCCAAGTATCTGTAAGCAACTCAAATATTACTTCTACAACATGTTCGGAGtgcgttcaccattaaaaatttcaaaaattatgtaaaaattattacgtaaatagcaaccctcgtatacgtgtgaagataattattttatttgcagTTACATACAAGCTACTTTCgtttaataattaatagtttatAGATATGGCAAAATTGAtgtgaaaatgtcaaattttagtAGTAAACGTaggtactcagaacgtgtttgAAGATACTTGGAACATTCATCTAgttcaaataattaaaacgaGAACATTTAACATTACTTTCGACGTAGATTAGGTAAATCAATAGTAATATGCCGATTAACTAGTTTCGACTCTTGGTGATGAAATACCATCTGTAGCCATCGTGATGGCTAGAGATGGTGATTTCAATCGAGGTCGCACTTCGCTAAAAGATGAATTCCGTCAAAGTCGTCCAAAACCGTCTAAAACAGTCTCTGCGGACCAACAATgacaaaaaatagatttatttcgAACCCTATTAGATATTTTGCTGACCCTTCTCTTAACGTCACAAGCTGCCACTGGTATATTGGATGAAGTAACTCTAGTGGTGGGAcgtaatttatgaataaagcATATCATGGACAAAGATAAATTTTAAGAAGAGCTGTcaggattaaaaaaattattgttaaccAAATTTTTTGCACAGATTGTCATCTTAAAATGCATCTTTTGCatacattatgaaaaaattattaaaatgtggATTTCTTCACATATGTCGACACTACCTCATCCCACGCTGCCAATTTCATAGTGAGTATCCCTCTGCTGTCTGAGTCAATATGTTGTTCCGCATTCTCTTTTCGTGAACTTTCAATTGCCTTCTTTACGTTGATTTATTTCTAACATTATCCAGTTTTAATCATCTACTGCTTTTTCTAAAGTTTTCCTTTCATGGAACACACGATGCTGAGACACAATATAGTCTTCGCTTTAACGCatgacaaataaaaatgattcaattttattataattatattgatatcGTGATAAAAATCACTACTTACCATAGTAAcacatgttttttatataattcgaaaaaatcacGCAGGAATTTTCcgtttaagacattttttaaatgaaaacaacaaaaaatgaatttcgaaacCTGCAGCAGACTTGCCTGCAAGACGTAAACAGCAACGGTCATAATTTACAGAATATATTGGTAAGAAACCAAATCGCatcaatttttagataaatgAAGTTTATTCATCCAAAACAAGCTTGCATGCTGAAGTTTTACAATTGGTGTGTGTTTATTCAGTTTTGAATGTTACCAGTGATAAAGTAATCTGGCAGAAAATACGAAAAGAACTCGACATTTCAGATGGTAAGGaactttttgttaataaacTCTGTAgtgtttggtaaaaaaattattcctttaTAATCACAAATGCCTCAAATAAATGGTTTGTCGAATAATACATTTGACCTCTTAATCAACCCATACAGTCGCGGGACTCATCACACACACGACACCCTGCTATCCAATAAGCGACGTAAACGCAGCTCAATATGCGCTTATGTGTCCGAACACATAATCTGTTCACGCTGCGCTATATGTTTCTATCTTAAAAAATTAGGTCTcgattattgaatgaaaatattaatattcaaatattcctGGTACAAACAGCAACAACTACATCTAAAGGTTTAAATTAGATCTGGCTTTGTATCATACTTAGCCGAAAACATAACAGAAAAGTAAATCCTCATCTGTAATGTAAAGATCACTACTGAagtggttttatttttacttccaTTTAAAAACggaacatatttcaaattactaCGAAACTAATATATACTCACAATCTATTCATATTATTCAAGCTATGAAACATATAaccataattcaaataattcttaTCAATTTAAGATAACATCGTGCattgatataattaaattcTTCTCACGGTTGTCTAATTAACcttggaatatatatttttgttttgttgtcaTCATCGACATTCTTCCCACGCTTTTTCAAAAAACCAATGCGAATTGCTCCTTAAATATTCATTCACAAGACATATTTCAACATCTATAAACTTATAAACTTCGTATAATTCAAAAATCCTTGACATTTCGACTAATATACCAATAAAACAGTAAATTTTTATGACATGTACTCATTATAATTAGATTAATGTTCACTTAATATATgtgtaaaatgtaaataaattgtcgatatacaaaaacaataaatttttgtttcatcaatTAATTTGCATTCGAAGTATAATTTAATCTGTAGAGTTTGGTGCAAAATTACGaatcaatttaaaatgaatGGCAGCGAGAGAGAGAACTTCACTCATGACGTTATGACTAACATTCACGACGACCCTTGACAAGAGATTGGTCGGAGTAATCTATgaaataattatcgaaattttcaaaactcaaacAACGCAGATTGCAACCATGAGAATATAACTCATTATTAGTACTTTTGAAGCATTCTTGTGACGCAccatcaaatattttactatcgccgcagaatatattttgattttacttcaaTGTAAATCAGTTAAGCACTCGActacaaaattcaataacttacaaattataacataatcTCTTAAAGCtttcgctttattttttcttttcttccattcgttaatatttatctcaacgTCTCGTAAGCCATTCcatttttgtttacaattatAAAGCTCTGGATTAAGTGGAACGGGAAAAATCGTGGTTGTGTACGTGATGTCCTGAGTGCTTAGTGGAAAGCACCCAATATGAACGGAATAGTGGCAAGAAGTTGAATTCAATTTCCAATGTTGgttaaactgaaaatttgaatgtaataaaatgtcaaacatatgatttaaacattatttttaaggGAAAActaaaatagattgaaaatgttatattatttgcaaaatattaGTACTGGTGAgtagataataattttgaaaatcatttgcTCTTGTCATTGTCGTAACTcaattattatgtattattcTAACACTAGTTGTTACTGATGTTAACTTACGTATTAATTGTTTGTATTccaaaaaactaattaacgaaatagtaaataaacaaattctattgttttgtttagaataacaaactaaaatataCATTCATTTTCCAGGTAAAACGTTTTATCTTATTAATcagaatgaatttattattggtcgaaaaaattgtgatatattgatagaaaatgaTACTTCCATAAGTAGAGCACATGCTAAAATTTGCATCAAAGTAAGTTACTCCTTTTGTAATAAAAGTTTCTTTGATAATGTATTAAGTATATTGATGATTATTAAGGTACATTATACTTTTTAGGATGGTCATAAGGTTACTATTGAAGATTTAAAATCCACatataaaacttttatcaataaGAAAGAAGTAACACCAAATGTTGAAGTGGATCTTAAGGAAAATGATAAAGTTCAGTTTGGTGTCTTTAGCAGCATATTTAAGTAAGTtgataaatgtattgaaataatatgTTGTAGGTAAATATGTGAGcatattttcttgtttatttgcttcattaagttgaaatttttgaaactattgatAATATACATTTTGAACACATTGAGTGAAtcatttttctgtaaataaattcattattcttaaTATGTTCACTACCATTGAGCCGTCACTTACACTGTCACACATATATTTTATCTTCAATATCTGAAgattttgttatcaaaatgtatataaattattgaggTATAATTACATTAAGAATAGCCTCAAAATTTCTCGTTTCTACTAAAATATTATCCCACAGATTTTATCTTTGCTTAATTAGAAACATAAACTCAatagtttattatatttaatttgttcttttttttagATTTCATCAAATTCACTTTGTAACTACAGCCACTCAATTATCTGATAATTGTAAAGAAGCTTTGAAAAAACAACTTGATACCATTCAAGGAAGGTATTTAGATAATTGGACCTCAGAATGCACTCACCTTACTTTGCAAAAAATTAGTTTGACAGTAAAGgtaaaatgcaattttttttcatcgtacatattttttattacaaatgtATACATATGAGGTGTGTGAAAGAAGTAATGAAacttatttcttatttacttaaggtttgatttcaaaataaaaacaagttattGTTGTCTCTCTTGTAACAGCGTTGGAAATCTTCAACTAGTCGGAAttccaaaattatatattttcaacttctGGAAAAGAAACAAGTAAAAAAGACATCGTACTGTTGGCTCGAGAGACTAATTTTTACCATtagcaatcagtaaatattaacaaaaagcTTTCATGAAGAATAGagcaaaaataatatcaataatttcatttattcaataattttgtccTCATTATTTGGTGACAATTCTCATAACAATTGGTTTATTAAATGAAACATATGattcataaatgaaaatatcaatttggtAACCCCTTGATTTACAGATTTTTTCTTAATACCACCTTCTTTTCGCCTCACACCCATCCCCATTTTAAGTTtgcattttataatatttccaaGTAGTAATCTTTGCCTCCTTGGACTCGTTCCCAAGCTcagttttctaaaattttatcagCAGTGTCTCTATTGGCTTTTGGAATATGCTATATCGTGCTCCCACGCGTCTTTATGTAGCTCATGAGGTAATTGATCAATAAATTGACCACTCCTTTTTTAGTGTTGCatttatttctctttcaatTAACCATGATCTTCTATTTACATATACCCCCAGTATCTTCAATAGGTGGTAAAAATGCAGGGTAATTCCCATATCTCTTTATATGTGGTTAACCGTGATTTTTCTCGTTAAAATTAGCAAACACGGTGCAtatttttgtgatgatttgAAATCATTGGACCTGGCAAAAGTGGTAAACAAATGCATTGCTGTCATTAATTTATAACCCCAAtagattgaaatttaaaaatatttaagtgaattaTAAAAGTTATCATTAACCAAAGTATACTTACTTGTGGAATCTTATCAAAACCATGAAAGAAAAACtcactaataatttttgatgatgTGTTTACATGCgatcaaataattattcaaagcTACTTTTGTTTTGGTCGCCTTAGATGTACAGATTGCTTTTATTGTCAAACATATTCAGCAATCCCCAAACATTCAATTATGGACAATGCAAACTTTTTGATTATATTCCAACAAGATTTAATGAACCTCAAACAAATATATGATGAACATGTGAATGTTGTCATGTcttatcaagattttaaaaatatatgtttatattgcTGGAAGAAGAATATATGAAGAAGAAATGTTTACAAATATGTCAGTCAGTCTCAAACACAACTAAAGAAAACTTATCAACCTATAACTGAACCCCTTAAGCAGTTCCTTATGGCAATCGAAAGGCCCATTAAGCAAGAACAAATCAAGCAACACACGCAACCGCCTACCGGATTGACCTTTGAAACCGTCGATGCCAAGTGACCTATACTCTACTGAGGTTGTTCTTCAACCCCTTTATAGGCTTATAAAGTTGATTTCTCTCAGAGGATTCACTAAGTTTAACTGATCCTAATGCACAACTTAGTTTGAAATTCATATACTTTATGTttgtgaaatataaatttaaaacttcaTTGATAGCACTGTCAATAATACTGTAATACTATATATAGTTGAACTTGTCTAGCACAGGTTGGTAGCTACAACATTGCCAGATAACCTATAGTCTCATTACTTTTTTCGTCCACCAAGATTTGTATGTTTTTATGATGAAGTCTCATATGTCGCCAAAACAATTCATCATCTAAACCAATGAAATAAGAATACTGAATTATTTACTTATGAGAATTAATTTTGTAACATCAAGTTTCTATCTATGTTCATTCGGCTTGTTAAGTTTTTCTtcgaacattttgaatatttctctGTTCACGTATTATGGTACAGTACTCACGTCGGATTTGTTTATTCTAACATTCAagtttttgaggaaattaatttgttctCGACCTCCCACTTCatttgataaattcaataaaacctcgaaattgattcgaattctTCCTCTTCCTATCTACacttcaaataaaagtaaattttaataaatttgtggtattttattctattcgttctgctccccaaataaatagaaaatcaccacaaatttactaaaattcacttttatttgGAGTGTAGATAATTAaggttttaatgaatttatcgaAAGGAATGGGAGGTCATGAAAAGttaatttcctcaaaaacttgaatattaGAATAAACAAATCAGAAGTGATTACTTTACCATAATACGTGAATAAAGGAACgttcaaaatatttgaggaaaaatGTAACAAGCCGATTGGCATATTACAATAGACAACATTGATAACCGAACTGGTTTAATTTTAATACCTGTTGAGCTCTTGTAAGAAAGCGAATAACTCCACTTGAGATTTTTAGGTACTACATGCTCTCTTGGAGGACAAACCTATAGTTGTACCGGCATTTTGGgcaaaatttgtagagaatgtGTCTAAAAGTATTGCTCCACCTAACATAACTGATTATAATAACCCTCCACTAGCAGAGGCTTTATTGAACAGAGTTGAATTTAAAAAAGCTGCACCTAGAAAAAACTTGTTTATTGgcaaacattttctattttatttggaGAAAGAAGAAAAGCAAGTGAAAGATTTGATAAGAAAAGCAGGCTAGTATCCTTTtaatttcataacaaaatttggttattttcaGCAACTTGTATGGTTAGTGATAAATATGTAGTATTTTAAACTTCTAGCAATAGATATATAAAAAGCTGCTCtggttatttattattcttttttgtaGGAGGTACTTGCAGCTCTTGGGAGAACAATCCCATAAAGATGAAAGATCTAACAGAAAAACATTTAGTCATGCAAAGTTATAAAGATGTAGATGACAAAAACtacaaagaaataatgaaacatGTATTGAAACAAAACAAACGTACTATACCCATACAAGAAATCGCAATGGCTATAATACACGGATCCTGTGAGAAAGATTGTAATCCTAGTTTCAACAGAGCGATTGAAGTTTTCAATGCACCAAATCAAATAGAAACAACACAAAATAACTTGTTGGTTCACAATACTCAAACTCAAGATTTTCGAATTGGAACTAGTACAGCACAGAAAAGTATTCAAGAAACAGTAGATTCTGTTCAAATGACTGCACCTCCTATAATGAAACAAGTgaaaatagaagatgaaatagACTTAACCGAAGATGATGCAGTGACAGAAGAAAAAGTGGCACAAAAAAGAGTTTGTGATAGTATTGATGCAGGAAACCCatcaaaaaaagtcaaaaaagatGAAACTGATATAACAAGGTATAATTCGCTTTGATTGTTGTTATatttgtaatatgaaaaaattcttctttttgggTAATGTTTGTCTCATAAAATGctgtaaactaaaaataaaatcaagcaaacttattaaaataaatcGTAGAAATTCTAATGACAAGAATGTAGCATGGTCAAAATATAGCTGCAATTgtgttgttattatttttatatcagttcCTCATTGGTCAAATTCTGCTTTTAGGTCTGTAGAAGATGAGAGAAAAAGTCAAACGAGGAAAGATAAACAAAAGGAACTTTTTTCTATGGTAAGAATTAAACTCAATTACTGTTTTTTGTTTCCTATAACAAACCATAAACAACTTTGattttgagtttcaaaaagCAATgctaaaacttcaaaatttgcTAATATTTGTTATGTCTCAACTTTAGAGTGGAGAGATCTTACATAGAGGttctattattataattatcattaaaaatggttaaggaaaaaataagaaagaaagaaagagtTTTCTTGCcatcataaaaataacttaactataatgaaaaaatcactTACAAATAATATGTATGTTACCAAAATTccaagtttttataaattaaaaacaaaaaataagaaagataaCAAATAGACTTTGTAGCAATTACAAAACCGATTACATAAGAGCAGAATTTGCTCTTACATTGTAAAGCCCAATGATGAAAACTGTTTTAgctatataataaatatagcAGAGCACCAAGCGAGAAAGGCATTAAGTAGAGGGGGGGAGGTAATGCAAATGAAATTCGAATAGAACCAAAATTGGCAAGCAGAATAAAATTTCCTGTAAGGAAATTTGCCTGCTTAGAAGATACTTTTCTACATCCACACAAAAAGATTTAAATGAgaggtttttattgttttccgGTTAACATATTCAACATTTGAATCGAGGTATACAAAAAAGCTTTGCGATGTTGTGATACTTTATAAAGGTTATTATTTCTAGTATTGTGAGGATAGTTGAGGGTATGGAATCAATTAAACAAATTAGTAGATTGACCGCTTTTTATTGTTTAAGTTTTGATTCTTGACACTTTTGGTTCTAAAACTCTCCAGTTTCAACTAGTTGTCACAAAGCCTTACTTAATCCTGAAGCTTTCTTACATTTTCATGTGTAAGGAATGCTAGAGTTGAGTCATTACGTGAGCTCCTTTTCGACGACAGTTTCCATTCTTTCCTGTGtcttttgttcaatttttgttgatcttATTTCTTATacctccattttttttctttttaattgcaTCTTTTATGACCTCAGACCACCTATTTATTCTCTTGTGTTGCATGATTGACGTTCCACATTCTTTTCCTCtgcatttattattatatttctaaatcttATCCACATTTCTTCTGTTGTATCTTGCCTCTtgatgtatttaattttttgttttatcatttcttGGTATCTCATTTTATTTGCAGTTTCTCTGAGTTTATagcatctaatttatttattcagtgtGCTTCTTTTGTGCTCTTCTGCCTTTTcgttaatttcattcatttttattttcatcaccACTAAGTAGTGGTCACTCCCAATTTCTGATCTTGACATccttgactttttttcaaatacttttacTTACTAGGAAGTAAAGTATTATGGATTTCTGTTGTCTACTTTTGATTGacttatattgttattttattaatctCTTTGTGTtggaaatttgtatttgtaattATAAGTTAATTTTCTTTGCataagtttatttttctttcgCCGTTTGTCCACTCTACCATTCAGATAATCCAGTATTATATTACAATCATTGTCGTCTACTATCACTTGTAGctcttcaaaaaatttgtcttttacttcagtttttttatcttcatttggTTCACATACTATAACCATTAATAGTTCTCCATTTCCTTTCTCTTCTTTAATGTTTGCTGTGATGATTCTTtcgtttatataatttttattctctatatacttttattattagaGAAACTCCCACTATGTCATGTTCATTTTTTGTTACCCCAGACCATATGATCCAATATGCTTTACATAATTTTATCACTTCTTTTCTTCTTCGTTTCTGTTAGTTGCTAATACTCTATATTTGTTCCTTATATTATGTACTTATGTTAGTTATTTGGATTAAATTTCATTCTGATCAATCGTAACgattttaaaacatataatttgaaaattctaacTGGTTCTGATGTTATTGTCTCAACTTATTTTCTTTCAtgtttgtttaaatattaaaaaaaatcaaagtgaCGAAAATCTACAATGAGAGCACTTCTTTGAATTTACTACTTTAAATACTTTCCccctttttttaaatcaaaagttcttctattaaattataatcTTGAGAGCATTTTCT
This DNA window, taken from Diorhabda sublineata isolate icDioSubl1.1 chromosome 4, icDioSubl1.1, whole genome shotgun sequence, encodes the following:
- the LOC130442916 gene encoding nibrin isoform X2, which encodes MLYYLQNISTGKTFYLINQNEFIIGRKNCDILIENDTSISRAHAKICIKDGHKVTIEDLKSTYKTFINKKEVTPNVEVDLKENDKVQFGVFSSIFKFHQIHFVTTATQLSDNCKEALKKQLDTIQGRYLDNWTSECTHLTLQKISLTVKVLHALLEDKPIVVPAFWAKFVENVSKSIAPPNITDYNNPPLAEALLNRVEFKKAAPRKNLFIGKHFLFYLEKEEKQVKDLIRKAGGTCSSWENNPIKMKDLTEKHLVMQSYKDVDDKNYKEIMKHVLKQNKRTIPIQEIAMAIIHGSCEKDCNPSFNRAIEVFNAPNQIETTQNNLLVHNTQTQDFRIGTSTAQKSIQETVDSVQMTAPPIMKQVKIEDEIDLTEDDAVTEEKVAQKRVCDSIDAGNPSKKVKKDETDITRSVEDERKSQTRKDKQKELFSMKRQSQKRKTIEDSDSEEIPIKRKAKNPFLTEQLDEKPLKNQTENNNPFIKNLEEDIGKPLFSSTQFIDNTSKEEQIKYTSVSGNSNDNSNSTWHSKRYCDSVKTEEPEEISSELLQFIKMFEKKVRVEVLSEASFRSRIPSDEVDCNDFSKCTNFKKFKKF
- the LOC130442916 gene encoding nibrin isoform X1 produces the protein MLYYLQNISTGKTFYLINQNEFIIGRKNCDILIENDTSISRAHAKICIKDGHKVTIEDLKSTYKTFINKKEVTPNVEVDLKENDKVQFGVFSSIFKFHQIHFVTTATQLSDNCKEALKKQLDTIQGRYLDNWTSECTHLTLQKISLTVKVLHALLEDKPIVVPAFWAKFVENVSKSIAPPNITDYNNPPLAEALLNRVEFKKAAPRKNLFIGKHFLFYLEKEEKQVKDLIRKAGGTCSSWENNPIKMKDLTEKHLVMQSYKDVDDKNYKEIMKHVLKQNKRTIPIQEIAMAIIHGSCEKDCNPSFNRAIEVFNAPNQIETTQNNLLVHNTQTQDFRIGTSTAQKSIQETVDSVQMTAPPIMKQVKIEDEIDLTEDDAVTEEKVAQKRVCDSIDAGNPSKKVKKDETDITRSVEDERKSQTRKDKQKELFSMKRQSQKRKTIEDSDSEEIPIKRKAKNPFLTEQLDEKPLKNQTENNNPFIKNLEEDIGKPLFSSTQFIDNTSKEEQIKYTSVSGNSNDNSNSTWHSKRYCDSVKTEEPEEISSELLQFIKMFEKKVRVEVLSEASFRSRIPSDEVDCNDFSKCTNFKKFKKVKPVYPQTKVIGQDSFKLLSCTNTTGINDTRRQIAYDSDDERPPSLNRKQKHKLKIFEI